The Polynucleobacter sp. JS-JIR-5-A7 region GACGGCCTTTTTGTTTTACTAAATCGCCTTATGCAGGCTGCGCTTCTGCCTCAGTAATTTTTTCTAGGGCGGCAGCTAAGTGACCAACAGTACGGTCAACATGAGCCAGCTTTTCTAAACCAAATAAACCTAGACGGAATGTACGGAAATCTGATCTTTCATCACACTGAAGTGGCACACCTGCAGCAGTTTGCATGCCTAGCGCAATAAATTTCTTGCCAGACTGAATATCTGGATCCTTGGTGTAGCTCACGACTACGCAAGGGGCTTGGAAGCCTTTCGCAGAAACTGAGTGATAGCCTTTGGATACGAGTAATTCACGAACTTTGGTACCAAGCTCTACTTGTTTTGTTTTTAAAGCAGCAAAGCCAAGAGATTGTGTTTCTTTCATGACACCGCGCAAGATCTTGAGTGCATCGGTAGGCATAGTGGTGTGATACACATGGCCGCCCTTTTCATAGGCTTCCATGATTTGTAACCACTTTTTCAAGTCCATTGAAAAACTACTGCTTTGAGTAGTATCAATACGCTCACGGGCTCTTTCGCCTAATGCAATTAAGGCGCAGCATGGTGAGCTGCTCCAACCTTTTTGTGGCGCTGTAATTAAGACGTCCACATTACAAGCTCTCATATCAACCCACATTGCACCAGAGGCAATGCAATCTAATACAAACAAACCATTTACAGAGCGCACTGCCTCACCAACTGCTTTGAGGTAATCATCTGGCAAGATGATGCCGGCAGAAGTTTCAACGTGAGGAGCAAATACCACGGCTGGCTTTTCTTTCTTAATAAAAGCCACTACTTCCTCAATCGGTGCAGGGGCAAATACACCCTGTGCAGAATCTTCTAATTGACGACCTTTGATAACAGATACATTGTCAGCGATATGGTCCAAGTCAAAAATTTGGGTCCAACGATAGCTAAACCAGCCATTGCGCAACACTAAACACTTCTGTTTATTGGCAAATTGACGAGCAACTGCTTCCATGCCGAAAGTACCGCTACCAGGAACGATCACTGCAGAGCTGGCGTTATAAGCATCCTTGAGGACACTAGAAATATCGACCATCACACGTTTAAATTCTTCAGACATGTGATTTAAAGAGCGATCGGTGTAAACAACCGAAAACTCTAACAATCCATCTGGATCAACATTGGGAAGTAAGCCTGGCATAGTAATTTCCTAGGGATTTCTGTAATTAGCCCTAAATGATACCGATTTAAGCATTTATTGCACTGCAATCTTGTTTTCTTTGATCAATTTGGCCCATTTTGACTGGTCTAGACGTAAAAACGCAGCAAATTCCTCGGCACTGCCACTGGCAGGGTCACTTCCCCGCTCCAACATAGCCTTCCGAATTCTCTCCTGAGCTAAAACAAACATCACGGTTTGGTTGATCTTTTGCACCACCGATTTTGGTGTATTGGCAGGCGCGAACAATCCAAACCAACCTACTGCGCTATAGCCTGGTAGACCAGATTCGGCAACAGTGGGAATATTCGGCAAGGCTTCCGATCGCTTTGCACCCGTTTGCGCTAAAGCTAGTAACTTTCCAGATTCAATTTGTGGCATCACAGTTTGTGCAGGCGCAAACATTAAATCAATATGCCCTGCTAATAAATCCGTTAAAGCCTGCCCAGTTCCTTTGTATGGAACATGTAGTAATGTCACGCCAGCCATTGAAGCAAATAACTCACCTGCTAGGTGCGATGCCGAACCTGGTCCTGAAGAGCCATAACGAACTTTTCCAGGATTGGATTTTGCATAGGCAATTAAAGCCTTGATTGAAGTCACATTCAATCCAGAGTTAGTAGTAACAACATAGGGCGAAGCCGATACAAGCGCTACTGGAGAAAACTGTGCAATATTTTTTTCTGTGACGGCAGCAGTTGAGCCCATCAATAAGGTGTAGCCATCTGCTGGAGACTGGGCAACCAAGTCAGCACCAATGAAGCCGCTTGCACCTGGACGATTTTCAATCACGATAGATTGCTTCCATAATTCTCCGACTGTGGGAGCAATCAAACGAATTAATGTATCTGCGCCGCCGCCAGGTGGAAACGGCACGATGACTTTAATTGACTTCGAGGGATAAACATCGGCTGCGCTAACAAATGATGACACAAGAGTAGTACAACACAAAAGTACCAACATCAGAGGCAATGCTCGCTTCATAATGCTCTATTCAATAATCGTTGTGCGTAACGTAGAAATACCATCGATGGCGCACTCTACTACGTCACCGGGCTTTAAATAGAGATCTTCTGCATTTTCTTTGCCAACAGCAACACCGCCAGGTGCGCCCGTAGAAAACATGTCCCCTGCTTCAATGGGAATAAAGCGCGAGAAGTGCTCCAAAATATCTGAGATCTTCCAAATCTGATCCACTGTATTGACGCGCATCCGCTCTTGTCCATTAACCGAACAGGTCATCCACAAGTTATAAACATCGGGAATCTCATCGATCGTGACAATTTCTGGCCCAAGAGGACCAAAGCCTGGAATATTCTTACCTGTCCAAAAACGCGAACCAGATGCTACTTCACGTAATTGCAAATCGCGGCAAGTCAAATCATTCAAGATGGTGACACCCGCTACGTAATCCATAGCCTCAGCTTTTTTTGCCCCTAGGGCTCTTTTGCCAATCACAAAGACTAACTCAGGCTCGTAATCCAAGCGAGTAATTCCCTTTGGGCGCACTACTCTGGCTTCATGACCAGATAAACAGGAATTAAGCTTAATAAATGAAGTGGGCTCTTGAGGAATTTCTTTAATCAAGTTAGTGCGCTTGAGCTCTTCTAAGTGTGTGCGATAGTTTTTACCAACACAGAGAAACTTTTCTGCATCGGTAATCGGGGGTAGGTAAGTAATTGTTTTTGGATTAATGAAAAGGGATGAGTAATCACTTGCAGCAACTACCCAAGACTTAGCCTGCTCCATCACCTTGCTACCAGCCTGCAAGAAGGCTTTCATATCGCCTGGGAAATCCGCAATTCCTAACTTTTTAGCAACATCGACAAATGGCAGAATTTGATCGCCAGAGGGATTTGGCAAGCGAGCACCGATTTCAGGATGATTTGAACCAGCGCGAGTAAAGGTAATGAGTCTCATGTTGTCTTTAAATTAAATTATTTAGAAGGGGGTATTAATGGTTAAAGTTGATACCATACTATAAAAATCATCGGAGACAAGCATGAAGATTCAGCAGTGTTTTTGTGGCGTCATTGCCTTTCTAGCGTTGTACTGTTCAATAGGTATGGCACAAGAATACCCAAATAAACCAATCAAGGTTGTGATTCCTTATGCTCCAGGCGGCCCGTCTGATATTTTCGGTAGGCTGCTCTTCCAAAAAATTACTGAAAATACTGGTTACACATTCTTTATCGAAAATAAGCCTGGAGCAAGTGCCAACATTGGCATTCAATATGTTGCCAAGTCCAATCCTGATGGCTACACACTTCTTCTTAGCAGTAGTGCATTTGTGATTAACCCTTCTCTTATTGCAAATTCTGGATATGATGCAAGTCGTGACTTTGCGGCAGTTTCATTGCCAGCAAGCTCACCTAATATCATCGTTGTCAATCCCACATTTCCCGCCAAAAATTTCAAGGAATTTTTGGCCTTAATCAAACAAAACCCAGGCAAATATGACTATTCATCGCCTGGGGCTGGCACAAGTCCACAACTGACAGCTGAGTTGCTAAAGCTAAAGGCCAATTTGGACATTAAACACATTGCTTATAACGGTGGTGGGCCAGCGCTTCAAGCAGTCTTAAGCAATGATGTACCCATTGGTTTTGCTGTGTTACCGCCAACTGTCCAGCAAATTTCAGGAGGCAAGGTGCTTGGCTTAGCAGTAACCAGTTCCGCAAGATATCCTTCCCTACCAGATATCCCTACAGTTGCAGAATCTGGACTACCCGAATTTGAAGGGGAAACCATTCAGTTTTTGATGGCGCCTGCAGGAACCCCAAAATCGATCATTCAAAAACTTCATCAGGAAATTACCAAGGTCCTTGGCAATCAAGAGATGCGCAATAAACTATCCGGCATGGGCTTTATTGTCAGCCTCAGAACTCCAGAGCAATCCGAACAAAAGATTAAGCTTGAAGTTGAAAAATGGGCGCAGGTCATTAAGGCAAATAAAATTCAAGCAGACTAATGAAAGCATGATTAATTGGCTGTAATTCCTGCAGCCTTCACTACTAACTCATTCTTTTTTAACTCACTAGCCATAAAGTTTTTAAATTGCTCGGGGGTGCCCCCTATGATCACCGTACCCTCAGCAGAGAATATTTCGACAACTTCTTTATTGGCTAATCCGACATTCACCGCTTGATTTAATTGCTGAATAATTTTTTGCCCAGTACCAGCAGGGGCGAGGATTCCATACCAAGTACCAGCATCTACTCCACTTACCCCAGCCTGCACGAGGGTTGGAACTTCTGGCAATAGCGCAGATCTATTTTTAGAGCTTACCGCTAGTGCTCTTAGCTTGCCAGACTTAATAAATGGTGCAGATGTGCTCACCGTATCAAACAAGACATCAATCTCCCCGCCAAGCAAGGCAGTTAATGCAGGATTGGTTCCCTTAAATGGGATATGCGTCATATCTATTTTCGTCGCCATCTTAAAGGACTCGCCGGCAAGATGCGCTGCGCTGCCATTCCCAAAGGATCCATAATTCATTCTGCCCTTGGCATCCGATCCGGCCCTCAATAAATCAGCAACAGAATATATTTTTGAATCTGCATTAACTACCAACACTAAGGGTTGAGCAGATATCAGTATCACTGGCTCAAAACCTTTTACTGGGTCATACGGCAAATTAGGGTAAGTAAATGGGCTAACCGTTAAGGGCCCAGCTGCACTAAACAATAAGGTGTAGCCATCTGGCGAAGCTTTGGAGACAAAGTCCTGACCGATCGTGCCACCAGCACCCGCTTTATTCTCAACAAGAACAGGTTGATTCAGGCTTGAGGAAAGTATCTTGGCAATCAGCCTCGCCGTAATATCAGTGCCACCGCCAGGCGCGTACGGAACCACTAGCTTAATTGGTCTATTGGGGTAGGGTTGAGCCCATGTTGAGCTAATCCCAAGAACCATTAAGGTCAGTAGAAAAACAGAATGCAGAAATTTTTTCTTCATAACAGTTCTCGCCTTCTTTGTGGAGTTAGAAATACATACTAGTCAGAGCCTAACTTCAATGTACTTGGCTGACGTTTCTCAACTGCATTTTTTAATAAGGCTGCCATACGATAAATGCCGTGTGCAAATTTTCCATAGGGCATAGTTAAAAATAGGCCCATCACAAACCCCAAATGAATGATCAGCAAATAAGACATCAAGGCACTTTCTCGAAGTACCAGTAAGAATAGGCCAGATAAGCTAATCAAAAACAGTAGCAAAATAAAA contains the following coding sequences:
- a CDS encoding aminotransferase class V-fold PLP-dependent enzyme — encoded protein: MPGLLPNVDPDGLLEFSVVYTDRSLNHMSEEFKRVMVDISSVLKDAYNASSAVIVPGSGTFGMEAVARQFANKQKCLVLRNGWFSYRWTQIFDLDHIADNVSVIKGRQLEDSAQGVFAPAPIEEVVAFIKKEKPAVVFAPHVETSAGIILPDDYLKAVGEAVRSVNGLFVLDCIASGAMWVDMRACNVDVLITAPQKGWSSSPCCALIALGERARERIDTTQSSSFSMDLKKWLQIMEAYEKGGHVYHTTMPTDALKILRGVMKETQSLGFAALKTKQVELGTKVRELLVSKGYHSVSAKGFQAPCVVVSYTKDPDIQSGKKFIALGMQTAAGVPLQCDERSDFRTFRLGLFGLEKLAHVDRTVGHLAAALEKITEAEAQPA
- a CDS encoding tripartite tricarboxylate transporter substrate binding protein yields the protein MKRALPLMLVLLCCTTLVSSFVSAADVYPSKSIKVIVPFPPGGGADTLIRLIAPTVGELWKQSIVIENRPGASGFIGADLVAQSPADGYTLLMGSTAAVTEKNIAQFSPVALVSASPYVVTTNSGLNVTSIKALIAYAKSNPGKVRYGSSGPGSASHLAGELFASMAGVTLLHVPYKGTGQALTDLLAGHIDLMFAPAQTVMPQIESGKLLALAQTGAKRSEALPNIPTVAESGLPGYSAVGWFGLFAPANTPKSVVQKINQTVMFVLAQERIRKAMLERGSDPASGSAEEFAAFLRLDQSKWAKLIKENKIAVQ
- a CDS encoding fumarylacetoacetate hydrolase family protein, which translates into the protein MRLITFTRAGSNHPEIGARLPNPSGDQILPFVDVAKKLGIADFPGDMKAFLQAGSKVMEQAKSWVVAASDYSSLFINPKTITYLPPITDAEKFLCVGKNYRTHLEELKRTNLIKEIPQEPTSFIKLNSCLSGHEARVVRPKGITRLDYEPELVFVIGKRALGAKKAEAMDYVAGVTILNDLTCRDLQLREVASGSRFWTGKNIPGFGPLGPEIVTIDEIPDVYNLWMTCSVNGQERMRVNTVDQIWKISDILEHFSRFIPIEAGDMFSTGAPGGVAVGKENAEDLYLKPGDVVECAIDGISTLRTTIIE
- a CDS encoding tripartite tricarboxylate transporter substrate binding protein; its protein translation is MKIQQCFCGVIAFLALYCSIGMAQEYPNKPIKVVIPYAPGGPSDIFGRLLFQKITENTGYTFFIENKPGASANIGIQYVAKSNPDGYTLLLSSSAFVINPSLIANSGYDASRDFAAVSLPASSPNIIVVNPTFPAKNFKEFLALIKQNPGKYDYSSPGAGTSPQLTAELLKLKANLDIKHIAYNGGGPALQAVLSNDVPIGFAVLPPTVQQISGGKVLGLAVTSSARYPSLPDIPTVAESGLPEFEGETIQFLMAPAGTPKSIIQKLHQEITKVLGNQEMRNKLSGMGFIVSLRTPEQSEQKIKLEVEKWAQVIKANKIQAD
- a CDS encoding tripartite tricarboxylate transporter substrate binding protein — its product is MKKKFLHSVFLLTLMVLGISSTWAQPYPNRPIKLVVPYAPGGGTDITARLIAKILSSSLNQPVLVENKAGAGGTIGQDFVSKASPDGYTLLFSAAGPLTVSPFTYPNLPYDPVKGFEPVILISAQPLVLVVNADSKIYSVADLLRAGSDAKGRMNYGSFGNGSAAHLAGESFKMATKIDMTHIPFKGTNPALTALLGGEIDVLFDTVSTSAPFIKSGKLRALAVSSKNRSALLPEVPTLVQAGVSGVDAGTWYGILAPAGTGQKIIQQLNQAVNVGLANKEVVEIFSAEGTVIIGGTPEQFKNFMASELKKNELVVKAAGITAN